In Victivallis lenta, the following proteins share a genomic window:
- a CDS encoding zinc ribbon domain-containing protein — MASFTFHCSQCNQILEAQEEWRGQETRCPFCSAMIKIPAIVQCCPIKPQFLASNERKCPKCGEIIKKEAVFCRWCKQYISPQNFNSYANMPPNVGTYGQDTKISLTERLCGRHAAQTGKFSVGVVLGCAFAVMIMPIVGWLFLVLGIILICKGESKYSASLGTGLICFWIASLFALGFWISIFK, encoded by the coding sequence GTGGCGAGTTTTACCTTTCATTGTTCGCAATGCAATCAAATCCTTGAAGCACAAGAAGAATGGCGGGGTCAAGAAACTCGGTGCCCATTTTGTTCTGCAATGATCAAAATTCCAGCCATTGTACAGTGCTGCCCTATCAAACCGCAGTTTCTTGCTTCAAATGAACGGAAATGCCCGAAATGCGGTGAAATCATAAAAAAAGAAGCTGTTTTCTGTCGTTGGTGCAAGCAGTATATTTCACCACAAAATTTTAACTCATACGCCAATATGCCCCCAAATGTTGGTACATACGGACAGGACACCAAAATTTCTTTGACAGAGCGCCTTTGCGGTCGCCATGCGGCACAAACGGGGAAATTTAGCGTTGGGGTTGTTCTTGGTTGTGCATTTGCAGTCATGATTATGCCTATTGTCGGTTGGTTGTTTCTGGTCTTGGGAATTATTCTTATTTGCAAAGGAGAGTCAAAATATTCTGCATCTTTAGGAACAGGGCTTATATGTTTCTGGATAGCTTCTCTTTTTGCATTGGGATTCTGGATTTCAATTTTCAAATAG
- a CDS encoding VapE domain-containing protein, producing MTIVPKMQNKKLTDATRESKGRMTPEEIMQKIPVEKYKDYNNWLAIAGLCKAAGFPFDVFHEWSKGDSEKYESEESCKSAWQLTPHETSEEAYEKLLKRAENNWTLPVFNPLQAITDASTIIHEIHPDLSFAWSLGDKKGINRNAEISQYTEEKLQEFLSELSCMDDDEDFEGIYWQLNKVKLSEKNSVRAENVKTFTWALLESDALPLEEQYRLLRSVPLPLFAGIHSGGKSIHALIHIGADNAEEYRKRTALVYRYAKSYGISADENCKSLGRWSRYPLGRRKQGYQYPVFVIPDYLHFDEWYQKYGIQNLSLDTESSDTMVTRNIPLAADDRKGKKPAVRFHHVEEFISKIPGAKGEIKYNELTKKLEVSGFPWIETPPGYDMTRILADELCALMRPKYTGCSYECMVRLINAIGYSHSYNPVKDTLEDVQWDGVDRISAVCNTLSPLDDFSRMLVKKWLIQCWAMLNNTEGSWGSEGILTLQGPEGIGKTSFFRYLTPIPETCFLSGIAIDTDDRDSVRVATSHWIVEIGECDHTTKKHQALLKGFITKGKDSYRREYETQIIDHPRMTSYCATVNTPQFLTEGENRRWWLIPVTNIDLPALREIHKEIWQLWAQIKREWEKDNNAFRLNEDEMKILIGRNKPAQENIKYEVEIEEFFDWEAAEEEWNFKSRREIRGMVDENFDANLFGRALTKISKKHNLATKKVRGVDMIRVPPQLMK from the coding sequence ATGACTATCGTCCCCAAAATGCAGAACAAAAAACTGACAGATGCAACCCGAGAGAGCAAAGGACGTATGACACCGGAGGAAATCATGCAAAAGATTCCTGTTGAAAAGTACAAAGACTATAATAACTGGCTTGCCATCGCTGGTCTTTGTAAAGCCGCGGGCTTTCCATTCGATGTTTTTCATGAATGGAGCAAAGGTGATTCTGAAAAGTATGAGAGTGAAGAGTCCTGCAAAAGTGCCTGGCAGTTGACGCCTCACGAAACATCGGAGGAGGCGTATGAAAAACTTTTAAAGAGAGCCGAAAATAATTGGACACTTCCGGTGTTCAACCCTCTGCAGGCGATAACGGATGCCTCCACCATCATCCATGAAATCCATCCAGACCTGAGTTTCGCCTGGTCACTCGGGGACAAGAAGGGGATTAACCGGAATGCTGAAATCTCGCAATATACCGAAGAGAAACTGCAGGAATTTTTATCAGAATTATCTTGCATGGATGATGATGAAGACTTTGAAGGGATCTATTGGCAGCTCAATAAGGTTAAACTCTCAGAAAAAAATTCTGTTCGGGCAGAAAATGTAAAGACGTTTACCTGGGCATTGCTGGAATCGGATGCGTTGCCTCTTGAGGAGCAGTATCGTCTGTTGAGAAGCGTTCCGTTACCTCTTTTCGCAGGCATCCATTCCGGTGGGAAAAGCATTCATGCACTTATCCATATTGGAGCAGATAACGCCGAAGAATACAGGAAACGGACTGCATTGGTTTATCGCTACGCGAAGTCTTATGGAATTAGCGCTGATGAGAATTGCAAATCTCTTGGGCGTTGGAGTCGATATCCGCTTGGCAGGCGCAAGCAAGGGTATCAATACCCGGTATTTGTTATTCCAGATTATCTGCATTTTGACGAATGGTACCAGAAGTATGGTATTCAGAATTTGTCGCTTGACACTGAAAGCTCGGATACCATGGTGACGCGCAATATCCCACTGGCAGCAGATGATCGGAAAGGGAAAAAGCCTGCCGTTCGTTTTCATCATGTGGAGGAGTTCATTTCCAAAATACCGGGCGCAAAAGGAGAAATCAAATATAATGAGCTTACGAAAAAGTTGGAGGTTTCTGGCTTCCCCTGGATTGAAACGCCTCCCGGATATGACATGACGCGAATTTTGGCAGACGAACTTTGCGCTCTCATGCGGCCCAAGTATACGGGTTGTTCTTATGAATGCATGGTGAGGTTGATCAATGCGATCGGTTATAGCCACTCATACAATCCTGTCAAAGATACACTGGAAGACGTCCAATGGGACGGGGTTGATCGCATCAGTGCCGTCTGCAATACCCTGAGCCCCCTCGATGATTTTTCAAGGATGCTTGTCAAAAAATGGTTGATTCAATGCTGGGCAATGCTGAATAATACCGAGGGCAGTTGGGGCAGTGAAGGCATTCTCACTCTGCAAGGGCCGGAGGGAATAGGGAAGACATCATTTTTTCGATATTTAACTCCTATTCCTGAAACGTGCTTTTTGAGTGGCATAGCGATCGACACAGATGACAGGGACTCTGTTCGAGTTGCGACAAGCCACTGGATTGTGGAAATTGGCGAATGCGACCATACGACCAAGAAACATCAGGCATTGCTGAAAGGTTTTATCACCAAGGGCAAGGATTCCTACAGGCGTGAATATGAAACTCAGATCATTGATCATCCACGCATGACCTCATACTGTGCGACAGTGAATACCCCGCAGTTTTTGACAGAGGGAGAAAACCGTCGTTGGTGGTTGATTCCGGTCACGAATATTGATCTTCCTGCATTGCGGGAAATCCACAAAGAAATCTGGCAACTTTGGGCCCAGATTAAACGAGAGTGGGAGAAAGATAACAATGCTTTCCGGCTCAATGAGGATGAGATGAAGATTCTGATAGGCCGCAATAAGCCTGCTCAGGAGAACATCAAATACGAAGTGGAGATCGAAGAGTTCTTCGATTGGGAAGCCGCAGAAGAGGAATGGAACTTCAAAAGCCGCCGGGAGATCCGAGGCATGGTAGACGAAAATTTTGACGCAAACCTTTTCGGAAGAGCCTTGACCAAGATCTCGAAAAAGCATAACTTGGCTACCAAGAAGGTTCGAGGGGTAGATATGATCAGGGTTCCTCCTCAACTCATGAAGTAG
- a CDS encoding HNH endonuclease — MITLQNTNTLEDFILNLETRNRILSKNGRPLRFLLLALIDEIEKKMPNGFVKATERYFGVYPPLSRKIIARIDLQVESIQIYIDNKYVNYASSLNFSIGKAPDWKGQPDKLFGISLTEKENVPNVINLFLYIYGEQTGTVPPLYTNDLFEDSVDTSSHASKVVTSIENNYEEGDLIYRLSKQYERNPQVKGAAIRIHGLKCKICNFDFKKVYGEYGDGYIEVHHLTPLASGEGVRKIDPRNDLITICANCHRVVHRNRKKLLSPDELRNALKEQFALS, encoded by the coding sequence GTGATCACGCTTCAAAATACCAATACTTTGGAGGATTTTATTTTGAACCTTGAAACAAGAAATCGTATTTTATCGAAAAACGGTAGACCTTTAAGATTCTTGCTTTTAGCGCTTATAGATGAGATTGAGAAAAAAATGCCGAATGGTTTCGTAAAGGCTACAGAAAGATATTTTGGCGTTTATCCACCTTTGTCTCGCAAAATCATTGCACGAATTGATCTTCAAGTTGAATCTATTCAGATTTACATTGACAATAAGTATGTGAATTATGCGAGCTCATTGAATTTTTCGATAGGAAAAGCTCCCGATTGGAAAGGCCAGCCAGATAAACTATTCGGGATATCTTTGACTGAAAAAGAGAATGTTCCAAATGTAATAAATTTATTTTTATATATTTACGGAGAGCAGACTGGTACAGTTCCTCCATTATATACAAATGATTTGTTTGAGGATAGTGTAGATACATCTTCTCATGCTTCCAAAGTAGTCACCTCCATTGAAAACAATTATGAAGAAGGCGATCTCATATATCGCCTCAGCAAGCAATACGAAAGAAATCCTCAAGTAAAAGGGGCAGCAATAAGAATACATGGTTTAAAGTGTAAAATATGTAATTTCGACTTTAAAAAGGTGTATGGTGAGTACGGTGACGGCTATATCGAAGTACATCACCTGACCCCTTTGGCATCAGGAGAAGGGGTTAGAAAAATCGACCCACGCAACGATTTAATCACTATTTGCGCAAATTGCCACAGAGTAGTTCACAGAAATCGCAAAAAACTATTATCTCCAGATGAATTGAGAAACGCATTGAAGGAACAATTTGCATTAAGTTAA
- a CDS encoding S-4TM family putative pore-forming effector — MINERQNQPDCLELLYCQRFLYDQARFLWGVYFFVLATSVIISYCTAEHYKVFAGTFVTIMTIVNFFVEYYAKKNHSQAAEIQAEFDNRVYDLGTSNLQILLSDLEREQILMIANKKKRFVLNKKHLSECSLQNWYSDVSDVRRNTVAIYLCQLECIDWGTRLVKKFLNWNYALLFLLTIIIMLFFGTLKIGFLFNLLFTFPLFFCIVCLFRKLRSYKLKLDKIKMAEKLFELIIQNRDKDITMEDVTCLQEKINSFRKNSFLIPNWFY, encoded by the coding sequence ATGATTAATGAACGTCAAAATCAACCAGATTGCCTTGAATTATTGTATTGTCAGCGGTTTTTATATGACCAAGCAAGATTTCTTTGGGGTGTTTATTTTTTCGTTTTGGCTACATCAGTAATTATCTCGTATTGTACAGCAGAACATTACAAGGTGTTTGCTGGAACTTTTGTAACGATCATGACTATTGTAAATTTTTTTGTCGAATATTATGCTAAAAAAAATCACAGTCAAGCGGCAGAAATTCAAGCAGAGTTTGATAATCGGGTATATGACCTTGGAACAAGTAATCTACAAATATTGCTAAGCGACTTGGAGCGAGAGCAAATATTAATGATTGCAAATAAGAAAAAAAGATTTGTTTTAAATAAAAAACACTTATCAGAATGTTCTTTGCAAAACTGGTACTCAGACGTAAGCGATGTGCGACGTAATACCGTAGCAATTTACTTATGTCAACTTGAATGTATTGACTGGGGAACTCGTCTCGTAAAGAAATTTTTAAATTGGAACTATGCTCTTCTGTTTTTACTAACGATAATAATTATGCTTTTCTTTGGAACATTAAAAATAGGCTTCCTTTTTAATCTTTTATTTACATTCCCACTGTTTTTTTGTATTGTTTGCTTGTTTCGCAAGTTAAGATCATATAAATTAAAATTAGATAAAATAAAAATGGCGGAGAAACTTTTTGAGCTTATTATCCAGAATCGGGACAAAGATATTACAATGGAAGACGTGACTTGTCTTCAAGAAAAAATAAATAGTTTTCGTAAAAATTCTTTTTTAATTCCCAATTGGTTCTATTGA
- a CDS encoding DUF805 domain-containing protein — MAEMKFYCPVCGKHIAADDSLRGVKVDCPHCNKEIIVPQTIPFDDKNSYELKEIRLSAPLKDVRTIKSGEKVCPFCGEAIKEEAIFCRFCKKDLIEQKKIKFICQYCAEEVEIEDNQDKEAFCPFCGQKLSVRNSFPQNIRETNSVKIQSINYSPLNLSLFQYFLQAVTKKYCNYKDRARRKEFWGTMLFLTFFGVLSRLFAIVGTATHDETLINLGAVITFLFSLATIVPQACVLSRRANDIGLNGFTLMVVSLCIGGLTILNSIITLCEIENNILPVFLTIVGYLWGIVFIVIGCIRGQEGENKYGADPLQ, encoded by the coding sequence ATGGCTGAAATGAAATTTTATTGTCCAGTTTGTGGCAAACATATTGCTGCAGATGATTCTTTAAGAGGGGTAAAAGTGGACTGCCCGCATTGTAACAAAGAAATTATTGTTCCGCAAACTATTCCGTTTGACGACAAAAATTCCTATGAGCTAAAAGAGATAAGACTGTCTGCACCTTTAAAAGATGTCAGAACGATCAAGTCGGGTGAAAAAGTATGTCCATTCTGCGGAGAGGCAATAAAGGAAGAAGCAATTTTCTGCAGATTCTGCAAAAAGGATTTAATTGAACAAAAGAAAATCAAGTTTATTTGTCAATACTGTGCAGAAGAAGTTGAAATTGAAGATAATCAAGATAAAGAAGCTTTTTGTCCCTTTTGCGGACAAAAACTATCAGTAAGGAATAGTTTTCCGCAGAATATAAGAGAAACGAATTCCGTGAAAATACAATCAATAAATTATTCCCCATTGAATCTTTCTCTCTTCCAATATTTCTTGCAAGCAGTTACGAAGAAATATTGCAATTATAAGGACCGAGCACGTAGAAAGGAATTTTGGGGAACAATGCTTTTTTTAACGTTTTTTGGCGTTCTTTCCAGGCTATTTGCTATAGTCGGAACAGCCACTCATGACGAAACTCTTATTAATTTGGGGGCTGTTATAACTTTTCTATTTTCTTTGGCAACGATTGTTCCGCAAGCCTGTGTTTTGTCAAGGCGTGCAAATGATATTGGACTGAATGGTTTCACCCTTATGGTAGTTTCACTATGCATCGGAGGATTAACAATTTTGAATTCAATTATAACGCTTTGCGAAATAGAGAATAACATTCTTCCTGTTTTTTTAACTATTGTGGGATACTTATGGGGAATCGTTTTCATTGTAATTGGTTGTATTAGAGGACAAGAAGGCGAAAACAAATATGGAGCTGACCCATTACAATGA
- a CDS encoding VOC family protein, translating to MKFRMVHNNFNVLDLAKSLKFYRDAFDMHEVRRIEAKDGSFIIVYLEDGNSSHQLELTWLRDRKEPYNLGDNEFHLAFKVDDYEAAHARHEKMGCICYENPEMGIYFCEDPDSYWLEVLPEKR from the coding sequence ATGAAATTCCGGATGGTACACAACAACTTCAACGTGCTCGACCTTGCAAAGAGCCTGAAATTCTACCGTGACGCTTTTGACATGCACGAGGTGCGGCGGATCGAAGCGAAGGACGGGAGCTTCATCATCGTCTATCTGGAGGACGGGAACAGCTCTCACCAGCTGGAACTGACCTGGCTCCGAGACCGCAAGGAGCCGTACAATCTTGGCGACAACGAATTTCATCTGGCATTCAAGGTCGATGATTATGAAGCCGCCCACGCCCGCCATGAGAAGATGGGCTGCATCTGCTACGAAAACCCCGAAATGGGGATCTACTTTTGCGAAGATCCGGATTCGTACTGGCTCGAGGTTCTTCCTGAAAAACGGTAA
- a CDS encoding serine/threonine-protein kinase, with amino-acid sequence MKIFDYELIQKCGSGAYGEVWVARTRTGKLVALKIIEKSAQISREFAGLRNYSRVSEFRYLIRVFHVGESENKLYYIMELADNLGTAEEYVPATLENVLKKKGRLSPQEIISIAQKILRGISVLHNAGLVHRDIKPENILFVNGIPKLSDIGLLRSVSQTLTVGGTLGFIPPERISYASSERTTTDDLYALGKVLYCCLTGNKVEEWPTFPGTLVNDDYRKLNRVILTACAKSRLQRFKSTEEFENALNWGVPKRKYIFAWLRYWYWIGGAIIGAGFFFSGIMFQNQHETAPPPEEKPLVLGEIANRVNFDFVVSDGTDEHNTGSFEDPVYRKYSPFKLDKEPRLRETVFIDDFDRWTHWENENTHGFNIYRNVLSIGNRGTIYLKHPIVSPYAIRFELDCSKLVGRVGFRVSAFDRQKRERSYYQFSLNGSENGEITLLPLEYQPENDRKITFKPIRQPEVLTGFRTVEMAQTEHFFRLYIDGKLMLHAPSFFFGGTFGISAERGSVREAVHIRNLRIFQIKFTPGCPEERQYHLPDFKKN; translated from the coding sequence ATGAAGATTTTCGATTATGAACTGATTCAAAAATGCGGTTCCGGTGCATACGGAGAAGTCTGGGTTGCTCGTACCCGCACCGGAAAGCTTGTTGCGCTGAAAATCATTGAAAAATCCGCGCAAATTTCCCGGGAGTTTGCCGGTTTGCGTAATTACTCCAGAGTTTCGGAGTTTCGATACTTGATTCGGGTTTTTCACGTAGGGGAGTCCGAAAACAAGTTATACTACATCATGGAACTGGCCGATAATCTCGGTACTGCGGAAGAGTACGTTCCGGCAACGCTTGAAAACGTATTGAAAAAGAAAGGTCGCCTTTCTCCTCAGGAAATCATTTCAATCGCGCAGAAAATCCTTCGGGGAATCTCCGTATTACACAACGCAGGATTGGTACACCGCGATATCAAGCCGGAAAATATTTTGTTCGTAAACGGAATCCCCAAGCTTTCCGATATTGGGCTGCTTCGTTCGGTTTCGCAAACGCTTACGGTAGGCGGTACGCTTGGGTTCATTCCCCCGGAAAGGATTTCTTACGCTTCATCGGAGAGAACCACCACCGACGATTTGTATGCTTTGGGAAAAGTGCTTTATTGCTGTCTTACTGGGAATAAGGTTGAAGAATGGCCTACGTTTCCCGGCACTCTTGTAAACGATGATTACCGGAAGCTGAATCGGGTAATTCTTACGGCTTGTGCAAAGAGTCGGCTTCAACGGTTTAAATCTACGGAAGAATTTGAAAACGCTCTGAACTGGGGAGTCCCGAAACGGAAATATATTTTTGCATGGTTGCGGTATTGGTACTGGATTGGCGGAGCAATAATTGGCGCAGGGTTTTTCTTTTCCGGAATTATGTTTCAAAACCAACACGAAACCGCTCCCCCACCGGAAGAAAAGCCTCTTGTTCTCGGAGAAATTGCAAATCGCGTAAACTTTGACTTTGTTGTTTCTGATGGCACGGATGAACATAACACCGGCTCTTTTGAAGACCCCGTGTACCGGAAATACTCTCCGTTTAAACTGGATAAGGAACCACGCTTACGAGAAACCGTCTTTATTGATGATTTTGACCGCTGGACGCATTGGGAAAATGAAAACACTCATGGGTTCAATATTTACCGAAACGTTCTTTCGATCGGGAATCGCGGTACCATTTACTTGAAGCACCCGATTGTAAGCCCTTACGCAATCCGTTTTGAACTTGATTGTTCCAAACTGGTTGGGAGAGTTGGTTTTCGTGTATCCGCATTCGACCGTCAGAAGCGTGAACGTTCCTATTATCAATTTTCATTGAACGGTTCAGAGAATGGCGAAATAACGCTTCTCCCATTGGAGTACCAGCCAGAAAATGACCGCAAAATAACCTTCAAACCCATTCGGCAACCCGAAGTCCTTACCGGTTTCCGTACCGTCGAAATGGCGCAAACGGAGCATTTCTTTCGACTTTATATTGACGGGAAGCTGATGTTGCACGCACCTTCTTTCTTTTTTGGAGGGACGTTTGGAATAAGTGCGGAGCGTGGTTCTGTTCGAGAAGCGGTTCATATTCGAAATCTTCGAATCTTTCAAATCAAATTTACGCCGGGGTGTCCGGAGGAAAGACAGTACCATCTCCCCGACTTCAAAAAAAATTGA
- a CDS encoding RNA polymerase sigma factor — protein sequence MGYTTRKSLLEEIRSGNNISWFEFEQTYRPLILLRGQDYKLSDLEKEELCQQVLLDVFKGSSNFQYNPEKGRFRDYLRQLISHNAIDIIRRRKPSECPVFTETEDLSLESQWDQEWTQHILSQALFKLRAEMKPSLYQAFHLYAIEGKTAGEVAHFLGIRKSTVYVIKSRAVARLKQIISKIQDA from the coding sequence ATGGGGTACACGACAAGAAAGTCATTATTAGAAGAAATTCGTAGCGGAAACAATATTTCCTGGTTTGAGTTTGAACAAACTTATCGACCGCTTATTCTTTTAAGAGGCCAAGATTATAAACTCTCCGACTTGGAAAAAGAAGAACTTTGTCAACAAGTGTTACTCGACGTTTTTAAAGGAAGTTCGAATTTTCAATACAATCCCGAAAAAGGGCGTTTCCGGGACTATCTGCGTCAGTTAATTTCTCACAATGCCATTGATATCATTCGACGACGAAAGCCTTCAGAATGCCCCGTCTTTACGGAAACCGAAGACCTTTCATTGGAGTCGCAATGGGATCAAGAATGGACTCAGCACATTTTGAGTCAGGCATTGTTTAAACTTCGTGCGGAAATGAAACCTTCGCTTTATCAGGCCTTTCATTTGTACGCAATCGAAGGCAAAACCGCCGGAGAAGTTGCACACTTCTTAGGGATAAGAAAAAGTACCGTTTACGTAATAAAGAGTCGTGCCGTTGCCCGGTTGAAGCAAATCATAAGTAAAATTCAAGACGCATAA
- a CDS encoding transposase → MRKFVVKTKPEAQNKANGALGTERPTQAFSLNNELFPVRKTTSHVIPDWIRLEEELYFITINCKERGSNQLCTPTISKGIFSALEFYAQKQMIFSRLVLLMPDHMHGIFSFSAKDGIDKSISTLKKYLARNYRINFQDGFFEHRIRNDEHLKQIEDYILNNPVRKELIDFHEQWKFVWRPQ, encoded by the coding sequence ATGCGGAAATTTGTTGTAAAGACTAAACCTGAAGCTCAAAATAAAGCGAACGGCGCTCTGGGGACAGAGCGCCCTACCCAAGCGTTCTCTTTGAACAATGAGTTATTTCCAGTAAGAAAAACGACTTCTCATGTAATTCCGGATTGGATTCGGCTTGAAGAGGAGTTATACTTTATTACAATCAATTGCAAAGAGCGTGGAAGTAATCAGCTTTGCACGCCAACTATAAGCAAAGGCATATTTTCGGCATTGGAGTTTTATGCTCAAAAGCAGATGATTTTTTCAAGATTGGTTTTGTTGATGCCGGATCATATGCATGGAATATTTTCTTTTTCTGCAAAAGATGGTATTGATAAATCAATTTCAACTTTGAAAAAGTATCTTGCAAGAAATTACCGAATCAATTTTCAAGACGGCTTTTTCGAACACCGTATACGAAATGATGAACATCTGAAACAAATAGAGGACTATATTCTTAATAATCCTGTTCGCAAAGAACTTATCGATTTTCATGAACAATGGAAATTCGTTTGGCGTCCCCAATAA
- a CDS encoding SMODS domain-containing nucleotidyltransferase codes for MSINTYLDNLASSLVLSDAEKRGITTSLTSLFSKIDNYFSGVSGKAVFGSYARHTILPRNVDENSDVDIMIIFDNPENHKPQAFLNRIKSFVNQSYSRSEIYQDNPTIVLELSRIKFELIPAYYAYGTINIPDGPSDWRYTNPYEYDKMLNECNQENGYKIKPIIRLIKFWNIKKNYRFYASFEIERKIAEELRFARYSCSSYTDYLTRAFEEIKKLPSMTNTRIDTALNHIEKAQMYESMARDYDAECEIKKVFI; via the coding sequence ATGTCAATAAATACTTACTTGGACAACCTTGCTAGTAGTCTCGTACTTTCCGATGCCGAGAAGAGGGGTATTACGACATCACTTACTTCATTGTTTAGTAAAATAGATAATTATTTTTCTGGAGTATCAGGAAAAGCTGTATTTGGCTCTTATGCTCGTCATACAATATTACCCCGTAATGTCGATGAAAATTCAGATGTGGATATCATGATTATATTTGATAATCCAGAGAATCACAAACCTCAAGCATTTTTAAATAGAATCAAAAGCTTTGTAAACCAATCTTACTCTCGTTCTGAAATATATCAAGATAATCCGACTATTGTTTTGGAGTTAAGTCGAATAAAATTTGAATTGATTCCTGCATATTATGCTTATGGGACAATAAATATTCCTGATGGACCGAGTGACTGGCGTTATACTAATCCATATGAATATGATAAAATGTTGAATGAATGTAATCAAGAGAATGGTTATAAAATTAAGCCGATCATTAGGTTAATAAAATTTTGGAACATCAAAAAAAATTATAGATTTTATGCATCTTTTGAAATAGAAAGAAAAATAGCTGAGGAACTTAGATTTGCACGCTACTCGTGTTCCTCATATACAGACTATTTGACTCGTGCATTTGAAGAAATAAAAAAGCTTCCTTCCATGACTAATACTCGTATAGACACGGCATTAAATCATATTGAAAAGGCCCAAATGTACGAATCAATGGCGCGTGACTACGATGCTGAATGTGAAATAAAGAAGGTCTTTATATAA